In Microcebus murinus isolate Inina chromosome 20, M.murinus_Inina_mat1.0, whole genome shotgun sequence, the following are encoded in one genomic region:
- the CCDC102A gene encoding coiled-coil domain-containing protein 102A: MSHGPSPRLAESPQLSKGSLLTILGSPSPERMGPGDSLPPTPPSGTPSPGPPPALPLPPAPALLADGDWESREELRLRELEEARARAAQMEKTMRWWSDCTANWREKWSKVRAERNRAREEVRQLRQRLDALTKELAGARRERQEAQGECEARGRELARLRGARGTAEQTRDGPEPEPDPEQEPVRDVGAERPQGSQELELVESLLKSRPEEPEGCWEARGVGAGAPRSSSGRQERSRLPWEDTAAAEEEASKLTALRLRLDESQKVLLKEREDKLALSRNIEKLEGELSQWKIKYEELSKTKQEMLKQLSILKETHQDELGRMSEDLEDELGARSSMDRKMAELRGEMERLQAENAAEWGRRERLETEKLGLERENKKLRAQVGDLEEALARRRRQTASALDCDLRASQAALFEKNKELADLKHVHGKLKKQFQEKVAELAHAGRRVEQHEAEVKKLRLRVEELKKELAQAEDELDEAHNQARKLQRSLDEQTEQSENLQVQLEHLQSRLRRQQQNAPLFGKIRGARFGTEEAGDGASDLDEDEDLQIQVA; encoded by the exons ATGAGCCACGGCCCGAGCCCGCGGCTGGCCGAGTCCCCGCAGCTGTCCAAGGGCAGCCTCCTCACCATCCTGGGCAGCCCGTCGCCGGAGCGCATGGGCCCGGGCGACTCGCTGCCGCCCACGCCGCCCAGCGGCACGCCCTCGCCGGGGCCGCCGCCCGCGCTGCCCctgccgcccgcgcccgcgctgCTGGCCGACGGCGACTGGGAGAGCCGCGAGGAGCTGCGCCTGCGGGAGCTGGAGGAGGCGCGCGCGCGGGCGGCGCAGATGGAGAAGACCATGCGCTGGTGGTCGGACTGCACGGCCAACTGGCGCGAGAAGTGGAGCAAGGTGCGCGCCGAGCGCAACCGCGCGCGCGAGGAGGTGCGCCAGCTGCGCCAGCGCCTGGACGCGCTCACCAAGGAGCTGGCGGGCGCGCGGCGCGAGCGCCAGGAGGCGCAGGGCGAGTGCGAGGCGCGGGGCCGCGAGCTGGCGCGGCTGCGGGGCGCCCGCGGCACCGCGGAGCAGACGCGCGACGGGCCCGAGCCCGAGCCGGACCCCGAGCAGGAGCCGGTGCGCGACGTCGGGGCGGAGCGGCCGCAGGGCAGCCAG GAGCTGGAGCTGGTGGAGAGCCTTCTGAAGAGCAGACCGGAGGAGCCCGAGGGCTGCTGGGAGGCACGCGGCGTCGGGGCCGGGGCCCCGAGGAGCAGCTCCGGCCGCCAGGAGCGCAGCCGGCTGCCCTGGGAGGACACAGCCGCGGCTGAGGAGGAGGCCTCCAAGCTGACTGCCCTGCGGCTGCGGCTGGATGAGTCCCAGAAGGTGCTGCTCAAGGAGCGAGA GGATAAACTGGCCCTGAGCAGGAACATCGAGAAGCTGGAGGGAGAGCTCAGCCAGTGGAAGATCAAGTACGAGGAGCTGAGCAAGACCAAGCAGGAGATGCTCAAGCAG CTCAGCATCCTGAAGGAGACGCACCAGGACGAGCTGGGCCGCATGTCGGAAGACCTGGAGGACGAGCTTGGCGCGCGCTCCAGCATGGACAGGAAGATGGCCGAGCTGAGGGGCGAG ATGGAGCGGCTGCAGGCGGAGAACGCGGCCGAGTGGGGCCGCCGCGAGCGGCTGGAGACGGAGAAGCTGGGCCTGGAGCGGGAGAACAAGAAGCTGCGGGCGCAGGTCGGGGACCTGGAGGAGGCGCTggcccggcggcggcggcagaCAGCCAGCGCGCTGGACTGCGACCTGCGGGCCAGCCAGGCCGCGCTCTTCGAGAAAAACAAG GAGCTGGCGGACCTGAAGCACGTGCACGGCAAGCTGAAGAAGCAGTTCCAGGAGAAGGTGGCGGAGCTGGCACACGCCGGCCGGCGGGTGGAGCAGCACGAGGCCGAGGTGAAGAAGCTGCGGCTGCGCGTGGAGGAGCTCAAGAAGGAGCTGGCGCAGGCCGAGGACGAG CTGGACGAGGCCCACAACCAGGCGCGCAAGCTGCAGCGGTCGCTGGACGAGCAGACGGAGCAGAGCGAGAACCTGCAGGTGCAGCTGGAGCACCTGCAGTCCAG GCTCCGCAGGCAGCAGCAGAACGCGCCCCTTTTCGGGAAGATCCGGGGCGCTCGCTTTGGCACTGAGGAGGCCGGGGACGGAGCCAGCGACCTGGACGAGGATGAGGACTTGCAAATCCAGGTGGCCTAG